One bacterium genomic region harbors:
- a CDS encoding response regulator, whose amino-acid sequence MSEDKSMLPILMVDDDKDDRFLTEKALRANRVINPIRFLEDGEEMLEYLQRKGKFLSPGSAPKPCFILLDLNMPKMDGRQALEILKADPELRRIPVVILTTSQAEEDIIRSYNLGANSFITKPINFDRLVELMASLKEYWLEIVELPTAATEPGH is encoded by the coding sequence ATGTCCGAGGACAAATCGATGCTGCCGATCCTGATGGTGGACGATGACAAGGACGACCGGTTCCTGACGGAAAAGGCACTGCGGGCGAACCGGGTCATCAATCCGATCCGATTCTTGGAGGATGGGGAGGAAATGCTCGAATATCTCCAGCGGAAGGGGAAGTTCCTGTCGCCGGGGTCCGCTCCGAAGCCTTGCTTCATCCTTTTGGACCTGAACATGCCCAAAATGGACGGCCGCCAGGCCCTGGAGATCCTCAAGGCCGATCCCGAGCTACGCCGTATCCCGGTGGTGATCCTGACCACCTCCCAAGCGGAGGAAGACATCATCCGCAGCTACAACCTGGGGGCCAACTCCTTCATCACGAAACCGATCAATTTCGACCGTTTGGTCGAATTAATGGCTTCCTTGAAAGAGTATTGGCTGGAGATCGTTGAATTGCCCACCGCGGCAACGGAGCCCGGCCATTGA